The sequence below is a genomic window from Pleurocapsa sp. PCC 7327.
TAAAATCAAAAATTAAATTGACTAAATTCAGCCTATAAAATACCGCTTCAAATAATTTAGCGATCGCAATCTATCTAAAGGTAGAAGCCTCTTTAATAAACATAAATTAACAAAAGGAGATTTTTGGGAGTTCGCCACCGTCAATCAAGGATAAATGACAGACAATCCCAGTAAAGTTATCTATGATATAAAAAGTAATAAATCTTTAACAATATTCATGGTTGTTTCCGATTCTCAATTAGAGCGGTTCAAAACCTTCTTGAAAAATAAAGTTCTTTTTGGCAACGAGCCAACCCCTGAGCTGATTGCCATCTTGTGCGTTTATTTCGTTCAGGGAATTCTTGGCTTGTCGCGCTTGGCAGTCAGCTTTTTTCTCAAAGATGACCTCGGTCTTAGTCCCGCTCAAGTGGCAGCCCTAGTAGGCGTTGCCGCCCTACCGTGGACGATCAAACCCGTGTTTGGCTTTCTGTCTGATGGCTTGCCGCTGTTTGGCTATCGTCGGCGCTCTTATCTCGTCTTTTCGGGCATTCTAGGCGCACTTGCCTGGGGAGCGCTAGCCACGGTCGTCAACAGTCCTTGGGCGGCGACGGCAGCGATTCTGGGGGCTTCCCTATCCATTGCCATCAGCGACGTGATTGTCGATTCCCTGGTCGTAGAACGGGCGAGGAAAGAATCTCTGGGGCAAGCAGGTTCTCTGCAATCGCTCAGTTGGGGAGTTTCAGCCTTGGGCGGATTGGTGACGGCTTACTTGAGCGGTTTGCTGCTAGAGCATTTTAGCAGCCGGACTGTCTTTGGCATTACCGCCACTTTTCCGCTGCTAGTCTCTGCCGTAGCTTGGTTAATTGCCGAAGAAAAAGTCAATCGCCGCGATCGCTCTGAATCTGAGAAGGCAACGGAAACGCCAGGCATACGGCACCAAATCAAGCAATTGTGGCGAGCGATCGCTCAAAAATCCATTCTCTTGCCAACTGCTTTTATCTTCCTCTGGCAGGCGACTCCCAGCGCTGACTCGGCTTTTTTCTTTTTTACAACCAACGAACTCGGTTTTGAACCGGAATTTTTAGGGCGCGTGCGCCTCGTTACCAGTCTGGCTACTCTGTTGGGAGTTTGGCTATTTCAACGCTTCTTGAAAACCGTTCCGTTTCGGAAAATTTTGGGCTGGAGTATCGTCATTTCTACCCTGTTGGGAATGACCAGCCTGCTTTTAGTGACGCATGCTAACCGCGCTTTGGGCATCGACGATCGCTGGTTCAGTTTGGGAGATAGCCTGATCCTTACCGTCATCGGACAAATCGCCTTCATGCCCGTTCTGG
It includes:
- a CDS encoding folate/biopterin family MFS transporter is translated as MVVSDSQLERFKTFLKNKVLFGNEPTPELIAILCVYFVQGILGLSRLAVSFFLKDDLGLSPAQVAALVGVAALPWTIKPVFGFLSDGLPLFGYRRRSYLVFSGILGALAWGALATVVNSPWAATAAILGASLSIAISDVIVDSLVVERARKESLGQAGSLQSLSWGVSALGGLVTAYLSGLLLEHFSSRTVFGITATFPLLVSAVAWLIAEEKVNRRDRSESEKATETPGIRHQIKQLWRAIAQKSILLPTAFIFLWQATPSADSAFFFFTTNELGFEPEFLGRVRLVTSLATLLGVWLFQRFLKTVPFRKILGWSIVISTLLGMTSLLLVTHANRALGIDDRWFSLGDSLILTVIGQIAFMPVLVLSARLCPPGIEASLFALLMSVWNLSGLLSQELGAILTHWLGVTENNFDKLWLLVLITNLSTLLPLPFIHWLPKGDPQESTSEGSINRSLPLAEVYEHHATGAIVEQPFMPDLVPEFVTTKEEG